The nucleotide sequence ACCGCAGGTTAGTGAAACCGGGGCGATTGATGGAAGCAGGCTGGTCATCGCGGCACGTTTTCATGTTGCGATTATTGATAAATTCTAGAAACAGTGTCACCTTGTACCGGTAATTGACGTTCGCTTCCCGGGCGTTGAATCTGGAATTTCAGCAGCGTCGCCATCGCACACCACGACGATAGCTCCGGCCATCCAGAAAACTATCCAACTCAATCAAACGCAAGGAACTGCTTCAATGTCCGGAAACGATCTTTGGGTTGATACTCCTCACGAACCACAGCCTCTTCCGCCGGTTCCGAAAAAACGAATGAGCGGCTGCATGATCGCAGCAATCATCGGTGGTATTTTCGGCACGTTGGGCCTGCTGGTCTGTTGTGGCGTCTTGGGGTGGCTCGTGACCATGATGATGCCGACCACCACGAATGTTCCCGCGGAAATTACCGGGATCGGGAAGAAGGTCCTGGATATCGAACTTCCGCCCGATTTCCAGCCTGAAACCGCAGTGACCGTCGACAATATGTTCATGACGATGCAGCGTGCGAAGTTCAAGCACAAAGAGGGTAAAGGCGATTTGCTTCTCAGTTCCTTCAAAAGCAAGTTTAATCAACCCGGCCAACCCGCCATGCCAGCGGACCAGTTGCGTGTGAAGTTCGAGGAAGAGATTCTTAATTCACTCGACGTCAAGAAAATCGATACGCACGACATCGTCATTAATGGTCAGACCGTCAATGCATCGATTGCTGAAGCAACAGATCGAGCAACGAATCAGGGGGTGCACACGGTCACCGTGGACATTCCCGTTCCAAACGGTCAGTCGTTTATCATGTTAAAGCTGACGGATGATGTCTGGGATCAGGACGCCGTCTTGAGAATGCTCTCAGGCGCCAAATCTGAAGCGGTTGAGGAAGTGAAGCCTGAAGCGGCCGAGGAAGCGAAACCTGAAGCGGTTGAGGAAGTGAAGCCTGAGGCGGTTGAGGAAGTGAAGCCCAACGAATAAGTTTGCTGGCGGGTGGGGACCAGTCACTAGGCCACGTCGCGACGCCGATCCTCTCGGGATCGGCCGTCCGACCCGGTTGGCCTTGAACGGCGAATCGGCCGTGATGACTGTTCCCGTTGTTCTAAAGATTGACTCAAGCGGTGGATCTCGTCGCGCAGGTTGTCGATCCGCCAGGTGACTTCACTGACCGTTTGCTCCATGCCACTCGAGATGAGCGTCACCACCCCCAGGAACAGTAGCATCTGTCCGACGGCAGCGGTCAGCCAGCCGGTCGGCATGTAGTTCGGTGGACCGCCGAAATAGCTCCACATGATCAACACAGTGCCACAGGTGAGCAGGGCGACGCCACCGTAGGCACACAACTGCCCGGCGAGTGTCGTCCAGCTTGAGCCGCGGTTCAACTGCTTTTGAAGGGCTTCCAGGACGACACGATCGTGGGCCTGTCTGGATTCATCGTCCACCAGTGTCAGGTCAACTTTGGGGCCTGACTTTTGAGTGGACCGCTCACGGCCGGACGAACTCGGAGTTCGAACGCGTTCTGCGACGGGATCGGTCGCTTCATCGAGATCCTGCTTGATCCGGGCCGCATAGGAGGGATCACCCAGATCCGCAAACGGCGCCCGGCTGGGGAGCTTTGAGGAGATCAGCGACTCGAGTTGTGCATCGATGGGATCAGACGAGGGGATCGGTCGAGTGACCTTGGCACCTGCGCTGCTCGCGGTCGATGCAGGGACTTCAAGATTTTGCGCCGACCAGCGTGCGAGCAGCTCGCGGGCGTCTCGTTCGGCTTCAATGGTTTTCGGAGCAACGGCGACCCGGGGCGTTTCAATCGCTGCCACGCCGAGTTCCATTTGGCAGCGTGCGCAGAGCATCCGACGGTTGTCCGTGGACAACTCGGCCGCGACATCTGCCCGGCACGATGAGCACCACATCAGGTCATTTCCGCGAGGTTAAATCTCGAACAAACTTTCCAGTGCCACTACATGGAAGCGATGACAGCTGGTCGCGGAAGCTATCGGGACATTGTGTTTCATGCAAGATCGGTTATCGCGGGAGCGGAGCCACGGGGCTTGCCCGGTCGCTGTCGGGTGTTACCTCGCGGTGAAGACTTCCGCTTCGTCCGGTTCGTGTTCAGGTGCGAGAATCGCGTCCATTCGCGCTTCATGCGAAGGGGCTTGCTCCACCGCCTGCTGAAGGCTTGAAAAATGATCATCAGGGCGAGAACTCGACGAATCCTTCGAAGTCAGCGATTGACTCGAATGCCCGCCCTGTGATGTTGTCGTGCCGGTTCAAGAAGATTGCGGGGTGGGATAAGAGGGGAAGTCGAGCCGGTGGGCCGCCAGTTCCGGAAACGTGAGCTCGTAGCACTTTAATTGAGTGTGGTTGGAATGCTGGCTCGTTTCCTGTTCGCGATGGGGTTCCCGATTTGGGGATCGCACGATCGAGGCGGCCTCAAACTGCCCGAGTTCGAGTCAATCTGGCTGCACCTGTGCCGCCATGAAAAACCAGGAACTGCGAAACGATCACGTCTCTTCGATCTCGGTGATTTCATAGTTCGTCACACCGCGAGGTGCCTGGAATTCAACCCGATCTCCCACTTTCTTGTGCATGAGAGCCGTCGCGAGCGGTGAGGCGGTGAGGATCTTCATAACGTCGCTGGTGTAGTCCTCTTCACCTGGACCCACAAACTCATACTGCTCGATCGAGTTGTCGCTCAGATCTTTGACAGTGACGCGTGTGCCAAAGGTCACAATGCCCTTTGGCAGACTGGATTTATCAACGATATAGCAGTCTGCGAGAGTCGATTTCAGTGAGTTAATGCGCGCCTGAAGCATCCCCTGAGCTTCACGCTGACCATGGTATTCTGCATTTTCGCGAAGGTCCCCTTCATCACGTGCATCTG is from Schlesneria sp. DSM 10557 and encodes:
- the greA gene encoding transcription elongation factor GreA, encoding MERQPISREGYEKKKEELRQLEEVEMPKIAQAIADARDEGDLRENAEYHGQREAQGMLQARINSLKSTLADCYIVDKSSLPKGIVTFGTRVTVKDLSDNSIEQYEFVGPGEEDYTSDVMKILTASPLATALMHKKVGDRVEFQAPRGVTNYEITEIEET